A genome region from Bradyrhizobium commune includes the following:
- a CDS encoding helix-turn-helix transcriptional regulator, whose protein sequence is MLPWAQTDACGNAQVNPSSEQIEKVVDLIYDAAAENDLWRNVLTAVADLTNSQGGILFGVSFDTRAIHYEFNGRLNEEYNRYYQERHMQNPYADYMVHQPVGRVVLSDEIMELWKFRATSFYDDVFRPQNITHSALMALAAQRDFRVAFNICRSESQGQFNPEEQRLLEWLSPHLRRSAALGFRLEGYRSIRDAAFDVLDRLSDGVAIFDRSARILFANAAARRIEAEGMLRLHPSIAMAAPAYSSRLIALIKPALTGGAGGTMSFPNGTDGRLLTIMVSSIRGRSVGLLSDAGFKDAAVLIFIIDPANRRSIPLGQIMHAYGLTHAEARVALAVSSGHTVGETARLLNLSPNTIKTHLRHVFAKTSTGRQAELAGLITAIGTVLLSTERE, encoded by the coding sequence GTGCTACCATGGGCGCAAACCGATGCATGCGGGAATGCCCAGGTGAATCCTTCGAGCGAGCAGATCGAAAAGGTCGTTGACCTGATCTATGACGCGGCCGCCGAGAACGACCTTTGGCGCAACGTGCTCACCGCGGTCGCGGACCTGACCAACAGCCAAGGCGGCATCCTGTTCGGCGTGTCGTTCGACACGCGGGCCATCCATTACGAATTCAACGGGCGTCTCAACGAGGAATACAACCGCTACTACCAGGAACGGCATATGCAGAATCCCTATGCCGACTACATGGTGCATCAGCCGGTCGGGCGAGTGGTTCTATCCGACGAAATCATGGAACTGTGGAAATTCCGCGCCACGAGCTTTTACGACGACGTGTTTCGCCCCCAGAACATCACTCACAGCGCGTTGATGGCGCTCGCGGCGCAGCGGGATTTCCGCGTTGCCTTCAACATCTGCCGAAGCGAAAGCCAGGGACAGTTCAATCCTGAAGAACAACGCTTGCTCGAGTGGTTGTCGCCCCATCTGCGCCGATCGGCGGCTTTGGGTTTTCGTCTCGAAGGCTATCGCAGCATCCGAGATGCGGCCTTCGACGTCCTCGACCGCCTTTCCGACGGCGTCGCGATTTTCGACAGAAGCGCTCGCATATTGTTCGCCAACGCGGCCGCAAGGAGAATTGAAGCGGAAGGCATGCTGCGCCTGCATCCGTCGATTGCAATGGCGGCGCCCGCCTATTCCTCCCGCCTGATTGCGCTGATCAAGCCGGCGCTAACCGGAGGCGCAGGCGGCACGATGAGCTTTCCGAACGGCACCGACGGCCGGCTCCTGACCATCATGGTCTCTTCGATCCGCGGCCGGAGCGTCGGGCTGCTATCCGACGCCGGCTTCAAGGACGCCGCCGTCCTGATTTTCATCATCGATCCCGCCAACCGGCGCTCGATTCCGCTCGGCCAAATCATGCATGCCTACGGGCTCACCCACGCCGAAGCGCGGGTGGCTCTCGCCGTCTCATCCGGCCACACCGTCGGCGAAACCGCGCGGCTGCTGAACTTGTCACCAAACACCATCAAGACGCATCTGCGCCACGTCTTCGCAAAGACATCGACGGGACGTCAGGCAGAGCTTGCTGGACTAATCACGGCGATCGGAACTGTACTTTTGTCCACGGAGCGCGAATAA
- a CDS encoding response regulator, with the protein MKRILIADDHDAVRSGLRAVLEQRPGWVIVAEAADGKSAFEAALKERPDVAIVDFFMPRMTGLEITRGIKKHLRETEVLIFTAHDSGVLAQEALQAGARAFLVKSDANKLLLAAVEALMARRPFISERFCGRSNREDGSGEGHAKLSPRERLVVKLVAEGYSNKGISAILSSSVKTTETHRASAMGKLGVNSIAGLVRYAIRAKLIEE; encoded by the coding sequence ATGAAGCGAATTCTCATTGCCGATGATCATGATGCCGTCCGATCCGGGCTGCGAGCGGTGCTGGAGCAGCGGCCAGGCTGGGTGATTGTCGCCGAGGCGGCCGACGGAAAATCGGCATTTGAGGCCGCTCTCAAGGAGCGGCCCGATGTTGCGATCGTCGACTTCTTCATGCCGCGCATGACGGGACTGGAAATAACGCGCGGGATAAAAAAGCATCTCCGCGAAACGGAGGTGCTGATCTTTACCGCGCACGATTCCGGGGTACTGGCTCAAGAGGCGCTTCAGGCCGGTGCGCGCGCGTTCCTGGTCAAGTCGGACGCGAACAAGCTGCTGTTGGCTGCCGTTGAGGCGCTCATGGCGCGCAGGCCATTCATCAGCGAACGATTTTGCGGTCGATCGAATCGAGAAGACGGATCAGGCGAGGGGCACGCGAAGCTTTCTCCGCGAGAGCGGCTCGTTGTCAAGCTCGTGGCTGAGGGATACAGCAACAAGGGTATCAGCGCTATCCTGAGCTCAAGCGTGAAAACCACGGAAACGCATCGGGCGTCGGCGATGGGAAAACTGGGGGTCAATTCGATAGCTGGACTGGTCCGCTACGCGATCAGGGCCAAATTGATTGAAGAGTGA
- the bamA gene encoding outer membrane protein assembly factor BamA, producing MLAATIALIAATGAHAASPTTITVEGNRRIDAETVRSYFHSTPDGRYDAVALDAALKALIATGLFDQVKIEHNGDDLLVRLTEAKLLARVVFEGNKKIKDQDLAAAIQSKPHESLQRAAVQGDVGRIMEAYRHIGRADVGVVPEIIDRSNDSADLVFTISEGRKTTVRQINFTGNHAFSSRQLAAVITTSATNVLSFLTHSDVYDPDRVANDRTQLRRYYRNRGYADVDVAGPRAEYDPAISGFVLTFAIDEGEPYRFGSINLVSHVPGLDPARLRAALAVHTDTTFNEGALDRSAETLAIEMARLGFDFARALPRTSRNAEARRIDVAFVIDEGPRTYVERIEIHGNTRTRDYVIRREFDIAEGDAYNQALVDRAERRLKNLNYFKSVKITTTPGSISDRVVLDVETAEQSTGDFSVSGGLSSTDGWLGEVKLGDRNFYGSGAAVRGTLSYGQYSHGFDLSVSEPHVLGSNATAGAELFGKQSLANSYQSYGANTYGANFTLTTPMTEETSVQWRYSINNQDVTLSPTLSGATVSLPIQQAAATGSAWVSAIGSTTTYNTLDNSRSPTNGLNAQLRQDLAGLGGDVRFLRTTEDVRYYHSLGGDLVGMVRAQGGYITGWGGQQAPLLNSFFGGPTMVRGFAPNGFGPRDLTGGSTMDNVGGSMYWATTAELQSGIPGVPDEYGLKGSAFVDAGSVFRYTGPTTFGSQSVNVANRNILRSSVGVGLTWASPFGALTASYAVPITKAPYDAVQPFNFSASPF from the coding sequence ATGCTTGCCGCCACGATCGCGCTGATCGCCGCGACCGGCGCCCATGCGGCATCGCCGACCACGATCACCGTGGAAGGCAACCGGCGCATCGATGCGGAGACGGTACGCTCCTATTTCCATTCTACGCCCGACGGGCGATACGATGCGGTTGCGCTCGATGCTGCGCTGAAAGCGCTCATCGCAACGGGACTGTTCGACCAGGTCAAGATCGAGCACAACGGGGACGATTTGCTCGTGCGCCTGACGGAGGCCAAACTGCTTGCCCGCGTGGTTTTCGAGGGCAACAAGAAGATCAAGGACCAGGATCTCGCCGCCGCCATCCAGTCGAAGCCGCACGAATCGCTTCAACGCGCCGCAGTGCAGGGCGATGTCGGCCGCATCATGGAGGCCTATCGGCATATCGGCCGCGCCGATGTCGGCGTGGTGCCGGAGATCATCGACCGCAGCAACGACAGTGCCGACCTCGTCTTCACCATCTCCGAAGGCCGCAAGACGACTGTCCGGCAGATCAATTTCACCGGCAATCACGCGTTCAGCAGCCGCCAGCTCGCCGCCGTGATCACCACGTCTGCGACCAATGTACTGAGCTTCCTCACCCATTCGGACGTCTATGACCCCGACCGGGTCGCGAATGATCGCACGCAGCTGCGGCGCTACTATCGCAATCGCGGCTATGCCGATGTTGACGTCGCCGGCCCGCGCGCGGAATACGATCCGGCGATCTCGGGCTTCGTGCTGACGTTTGCGATCGACGAGGGCGAGCCATATCGCTTCGGCAGCATTAATCTCGTGTCTCATGTTCCCGGGCTTGATCCCGCGCGATTGCGCGCCGCCCTGGCTGTGCATACGGACACCACTTTCAATGAAGGCGCTCTCGATCGGAGCGCCGAGACGCTGGCGATCGAAATGGCAAGGCTCGGTTTTGACTTTGCCCGCGCGTTGCCGCGCACCAGCCGCAATGCAGAGGCCCGCCGGATCGACGTGGCCTTCGTGATCGATGAGGGACCGCGAACTTATGTCGAGCGGATCGAGATCCACGGCAACACGCGCACGCGCGACTATGTGATCCGCCGCGAGTTCGATATCGCGGAGGGCGATGCCTACAACCAGGCGCTGGTCGATCGCGCCGAACGGCGGTTGAAGAACCTGAACTACTTCAAGAGCGTCAAGATCACGACCACGCCGGGCTCCATAAGCGACCGCGTGGTGCTCGATGTCGAGACCGCAGAGCAATCGACCGGCGATTTCTCTGTCTCCGGTGGCCTTTCGTCGACCGACGGGTGGCTCGGCGAAGTCAAACTCGGCGATCGCAATTTCTATGGCAGCGGCGCGGCCGTGCGGGGAACTTTGAGCTACGGCCAATATTCGCACGGCTTCGATCTTTCGGTGTCCGAACCCCATGTGCTCGGCAGCAACGCGACAGCCGGCGCCGAGCTGTTCGGCAAGCAGAGTTTGGCGAACAGCTATCAGTCCTATGGCGCCAACACTTATGGCGCGAATTTCACGCTGACGACGCCGATGACGGAAGAGACCAGCGTGCAATGGCGCTATTCGATCAACAACCAGGACGTCACGCTTTCCCCGACCTTGTCGGGTGCGACGGTGTCGCTGCCGATCCAGCAAGCGGCAGCCACCGGATCCGCCTGGGTGTCGGCCATCGGCAGCACGACGACCTACAACACCCTCGACAACAGCAGGAGCCCGACGAACGGACTCAACGCACAGCTCCGGCAGGACCTTGCCGGCCTCGGCGGCGATGTCCGATTCCTGCGCACCACGGAGGACGTTCGCTACTATCATTCGCTGGGTGGCGATCTCGTCGGCATGGTTCGCGCCCAAGGCGGCTACATTACCGGCTGGGGCGGCCAGCAGGCGCCGCTGCTCAACAGCTTCTTTGGCGGGCCGACCATGGTGCGCGGCTTCGCGCCCAACGGCTTCGGTCCGCGCGATCTGACAGGCGGCAGCACGATGGACAATGTCGGCGGCAGCATGTACTGGGCAACCACGGCCGAACTGCAGAGCGGGATTCCCGGCGTGCCGGATGAGTACGGGCTGAAAGGTTCGGCCTTTGTCGATGCCGGCAGCGTCTTTCGCTATACCGGCCCCACGACTTTCGGCAGTCAGTCGGTCAACGTCGCCAATCGCAATATCCTGCGGTCATCGGTCGGCGTGGGCTTGACCTGGGCGTCGCCGTTCGGCGCTCTCACGGCAAGCTACGCCGTGCCGATAACCAAAGCTCCCTACGATGCGGTGCAGCCATTCAACTTCAGTGCCTCCCCGTTTTGA
- a CDS encoding metallophosphoesterase, which yields MPQLIFGLAYLLILTRFIWPLQLPLSIKIVAAALILVALQFHRWSKLSSGSVFSPEFPRPVVALFNWAFGAIVLLALLQLLLDVGLLAAMLIHGGIVSAPDGIRYGLAGLAAVAAAIGVQQAMRIPPLKDIEVGIRGLPRQFDGYTILHLTDLHISRLFPASWARAVVARSNKLGVDLIAITGDLIDGSLDARRADIEPLRDLKATDGVYVISGNHEYIFGYSAWMARFAELGLLSLENSSIVLDRGGGKLAVAGITDRASRRSGQHPVRDLAAVLQGVLSGVPIILLDHQPSDARHAAKLGVALQLSGHTHGGLILGIDRLAAPANAGFVSGRYDVDGMTLYVNNGTGLWPGFALRLGRPSELTRITLRPAGAI from the coding sequence ATTCCCCAGCTCATCTTCGGCCTCGCCTATCTGCTGATCCTCACCCGCTTTATCTGGCCGCTGCAATTGCCGCTCTCGATCAAGATCGTGGCGGCGGCGCTCATTTTGGTCGCATTGCAGTTTCACCGGTGGAGCAAGCTCTCGTCGGGGTCGGTATTCTCCCCGGAGTTTCCGCGCCCGGTGGTCGCTCTCTTCAACTGGGCGTTCGGCGCGATCGTCCTGCTGGCGTTGCTGCAACTGCTGCTCGATGTCGGACTTCTGGCCGCAATGCTGATCCATGGCGGCATCGTGAGCGCGCCCGATGGTATCCGTTACGGATTGGCGGGGTTGGCTGCCGTCGCAGCCGCCATCGGCGTCCAACAGGCGATGCGGATTCCGCCGCTGAAGGACATCGAAGTCGGTATCCGCGGACTTCCGCGACAATTCGACGGATACACCATTCTGCACTTGACCGATCTGCACATCAGCCGGCTGTTTCCCGCGTCATGGGCGCGCGCCGTCGTCGCGCGATCGAACAAGCTCGGCGTCGACCTGATCGCGATCACAGGGGATCTGATCGACGGCTCCCTCGATGCGCGGCGCGCCGACATCGAGCCGTTGCGGGACCTGAAGGCGACCGACGGCGTCTACGTGATCTCGGGCAACCATGAGTACATTTTTGGCTACAGCGCATGGATGGCGCGCTTCGCCGAATTGGGACTGCTGTCGCTCGAAAACAGCAGCATCGTGCTCGATCGCGGCGGTGGCAAGCTGGCTGTCGCCGGGATCACCGACCGGGCGTCGCGCCGCAGCGGGCAGCATCCTGTCCGGGATCTTGCCGCGGTCCTTCAAGGCGTCCTCAGCGGCGTCCCAATCATCCTGCTCGATCACCAGCCGAGCGACGCGCGGCACGCCGCCAAGCTCGGCGTGGCTCTGCAACTGTCCGGACATACGCATGGCGGATTGATCCTCGGGATCGACCGGCTGGCCGCACCTGCCAACGCCGGCTTCGTATCGGGTCGTTACGACGTCGACGGGATGACGCTCTATGTGAACAACGGCACCGGGCTGTGGCCGGGCTTTGCGCTGCGGCTCGGTCGCCCCTCCGAATTGACCCGGATCACGCTGCGCCCGGCGGGCGCGATCTGA